A section of the Deltaproteobacteria bacterium genome encodes:
- a CDS encoding chemotaxis protein CheW, with product DFIKAMGKQNEEFIMILDIAKVFSAQELSLIHEKNDPEDQAG from the coding sequence GGACTTCATCAAGGCCATGGGCAAGCAGAACGAGGAATTCATCATGATCCTCGATATCGCCAAGGTCTTTTCCGCCCAGGAACTGTCATTGATCCACGAAAAAAACGACCCGGAAGACCAAGCCGGATAG